The following coding sequences are from one uncultured Desulfobacter sp. window:
- a CDS encoding DMT family transporter: MKSQSPKLRAVGAYILLVLTTFFWGITFVVVKDAVSQVDVFIFLAQRFIAAACILLLLCPFLKRPINGKTLLKGSVLGVMLFGGFAFQTMALQYTSASNTAFLTGLNVVFVPILSAVIFRKTIGAKSLAGAVLAFIGLYLLCGTGSSWSFNKGDMLSFICSICIAVHIIYTGKYARSYDVYWLTTIQLGVIGLLSLIIAYLTGHDALAWYPEIRDALIVCVLFATIFAFSVQTGMQRFISPSSTALIFCLEPVFAAICAYFLIDENIGVNGLIGAGLILSGMIISEIKFKKPRGWGQPPQTAHSKSV, translated from the coding sequence ATGAAATCCCAAAGTCCAAAATTAAGAGCGGTCGGTGCTTATATTCTTCTGGTTTTAACAACATTTTTCTGGGGAATAACATTTGTTGTTGTCAAAGATGCGGTCAGTCAGGTGGACGTATTTATTTTCCTTGCCCAGCGATTTATTGCAGCCGCATGTATACTGTTGCTTTTGTGCCCGTTTTTAAAACGACCCATAAACGGCAAGACCCTTTTAAAGGGCAGCGTTTTAGGGGTCATGCTTTTTGGTGGTTTTGCGTTTCAAACCATGGCGCTGCAATACACGTCGGCATCCAATACCGCCTTTTTAACCGGGCTGAATGTTGTTTTTGTTCCCATTTTATCCGCCGTTATATTCAGAAAAACCATTGGGGCAAAATCCCTTGCCGGGGCCGTGCTCGCATTTATCGGGCTCTATCTTTTATGCGGCACAGGCTCAAGCTGGTCCTTTAATAAGGGAGACATGCTCAGCTTTATCTGTTCGATCTGCATTGCGGTTCATATTATCTATACCGGGAAATATGCCCGGTCCTATGATGTTTACTGGCTGACAACCATTCAGCTGGGGGTGATCGGACTGCTGAGCCTGATCATCGCATACTTGACAGGGCATGATGCCCTTGCCTGGTATCCTGAAATCCGTGATGCGCTCATCGTCTGTGTGCTGTTCGCAACGATATTTGCATTTTCGGTTCAAACAGGGATGCAGCGGTTTATCAGCCCCTCTTCAACAGCCCTGATATTCTGCCTTGAGCCTGTTTTTGCAGCCATTTGTGCATATTTTCTAATTGACGAGAACATTGGCGTAAACGGCCTGATCGGTGCAGGGCTGATCCTTTCGGGGATGATTATTTCGGAAATCAAGTTTAAAAAGCCAAGGGGGTGGGGCCAACCCCCGCAAACGGCACACTCCAAAAGTGTTTAA
- a CDS encoding 4'-phosphopantetheinyl transferase superfamily protein codes for MMIKPPVPAAGQVYLYYTRADRISDPGLLEQYRRCLCPAELQKADRYMKHADRHLSLVSRALVRYVAGEVTQQDPRSLSFSTNEYGKPFLAGVPDIHFNLSHSHGVAVCALGRDADVGVDVEDVGRRTDLSIARRFFSPAEANLVSKAPEAEKRALFFYIWTLKEAYIKAVGRGLSIPLNSFSFNANESDIQITFSDTGRVDPAWRFSQWRPESGKIVAAAVRSRSAVVFKHFWSVPFAGVGPTPLAF; via the coding sequence ATGATGATAAAACCGCCCGTTCCGGCTGCCGGTCAAGTTTATCTATACTACACCCGGGCAGACCGGATATCAGATCCCGGCCTTTTAGAACAATACAGACGCTGTCTTTGCCCGGCTGAACTCCAAAAGGCAGACCGGTATATGAAGCATGCGGACCGGCACCTGAGCCTTGTGTCCAGAGCCCTGGTTCGGTATGTGGCCGGCGAGGTGACCCAGCAGGACCCCAGATCCCTTAGTTTTTCAACCAATGAATACGGCAAACCTTTTCTTGCCGGGGTCCCCGATATCCATTTTAACCTCTCCCACAGCCATGGCGTGGCGGTTTGCGCTTTGGGCCGTGATGCGGATGTGGGGGTGGATGTGGAGGACGTTGGGCGGCGGACGGATCTGTCCATCGCCCGCCGATTTTTTTCTCCTGCGGAAGCCAATCTTGTATCAAAGGCACCGGAGGCAGAGAAACGCGCGTTGTTTTTTTACATCTGGACCTTGAAAGAGGCCTATATCAAAGCCGTGGGCAGGGGGCTGTCCATCCCTTTGAACAGTTTTTCATTTAACGCAAATGAATCCGACATTCAAATTACCTTCAGTGATACCGGCCGGGTCGATCCCGCATGGCGGTTTTCCCAGTGGCGGCCTGAATCCGGCAAAATTGTTGCTGCTGCGGTTCGGTCCAGGTCGGCCGTTGTGTTTAAACACTTTTGGAGTGTGCCGTTTGCGGGGGTTGGCCCCACCCCCTTGGCTTTTTAA
- a CDS encoding iron-containing alcohol dehydrogenase, with product MQSVLKKDRCGDILKFSVPEIFFGRKSLGYAGMSAKRMGAEKIFLVTDAGLEKSGWVEKLLDILAREKINWVYYSDIDSNPRDWQIQQGAELYKEQNCDVVMAIGGGSPMDAAKGIALVASNGGRVNDYEGANQIRDPLPPMIFIPSTASSGSDISQFAIITDMDRRVKMSIISRTLVPNISIIDPELLTTKSRGLIIAAALDALSHAVEAHVSRIASPMTEVHSLKAIELIFHHLPKALETRSIHHLEKLSMAGTSAAMAFSNASLGMDHALAHSLGGVLDTVHGIIHPILLPQVMRFNLESSTDKIAQIGQVILGRTLSTPEETALAGIERLEEYFKSLKVSTRLRDIVPDRSKLQRVCEMAALDTCLLSNPRSASVQEMLEICEKVW from the coding sequence ATGCAGTCCGTTTTAAAAAAAGATCGTTGCGGGGACATTTTAAAATTTTCTGTCCCCGAAATTTTTTTTGGCAGAAAAAGCCTTGGATACGCCGGGATGAGCGCCAAGCGAATGGGTGCAGAAAAAATATTTCTGGTCACTGATGCAGGGCTTGAAAAATCCGGATGGGTGGAAAAATTACTTGATATTCTCGCCCGGGAAAAAATCAACTGGGTCTATTATTCCGATATTGACAGCAATCCCCGGGACTGGCAGATCCAGCAGGGCGCAGAGCTGTACAAGGAACAAAATTGCGACGTTGTCATGGCCATAGGCGGCGGCAGCCCCATGGATGCCGCAAAGGGCATTGCCCTGGTGGCCAGCAACGGCGGCCGGGTGAACGATTATGAAGGGGCCAACCAGATCCGTGACCCCCTGCCCCCCATGATATTTATCCCGTCAACCGCCAGCAGCGGATCGGACATTTCCCAGTTTGCCATTATCACGGATATGGATCGCCGGGTGAAAATGTCCATCATCAGCCGGACCCTTGTGCCCAATATCTCTATCATTGATCCGGAACTTTTAACCACCAAATCCAGGGGACTGATCATTGCCGCCGCCCTGGATGCCCTGTCCCATGCCGTTGAGGCCCATGTCTCCCGGATTGCCTCTCCCATGACCGAAGTCCACTCCCTTAAAGCCATTGAACTGATCTTCCATCATCTGCCCAAAGCCCTTGAAACGCGCTCCATCCACCATCTTGAAAAGTTGAGCATGGCCGGCACCTCTGCCGCAATGGCATTCAGCAACGCCAGTCTGGGCATGGACCATGCGCTGGCCCACTCCCTGGGCGGGGTTTTGGATACGGTTCACGGTATCATCCACCCTATCCTTTTGCCCCAGGTCATGCGGTTCAACCTTGAATCCAGTACCGACAAGATTGCCCAGATCGGCCAGGTGATTTTAGGCAGGACCCTTTCAACACCCGAAGAAACCGCCCTGGCAGGCATCGAGCGCCTGGAAGAGTATTTTAAAAGTCTTAAGGTTTCAACAAGATTAAGGGATATTGTACCGGACCGGTCCAAACTGCAACGCGTCTGCGAGATGGCGGCCCTGGACACCTGCCTGCTGAGCAATCCAAGAAGCGCCAGTGTGCAGGAGATGCTCGAAATATGTGAAAAGGTGTGGTGA
- a CDS encoding basic amino acid ABC transporter substrate-binding protein, with translation MKLFKSITVLCAFCSLFAVAMTGTVFASDAQRVVTVASDATWPPMEMIDENKNLVGFNIDYMHAVAKEAGFKVVIKNTAWDGIFAGIATGKYDAIISSVTITDKRKKAMDFSLPYVNAGQVLVVPVASSAKVIADLKGKTLGAQIGTTGAMEIKKADGVTLKSYDEIGLTFEDMAAGRIDGVVCDTPIAANYALQKESYKGKFKIAGKPFTQENYGIVVKKGNKELVELINKGIRAVQAKGIDKQLEKKWLQ, from the coding sequence ATGAAACTATTTAAATCAATTACAGTGCTGTGCGCGTTTTGTTCTTTGTTTGCCGTCGCGATGACCGGAACCGTTTTTGCATCTGACGCCCAGCGGGTGGTTACCGTGGCATCGGACGCCACCTGGCCGCCCATGGAAATGATTGATGAAAACAAAAATCTTGTGGGCTTTAATATTGATTATATGCATGCGGTTGCCAAAGAAGCAGGATTCAAGGTGGTCATTAAGAATACGGCATGGGACGGTATCTTTGCCGGTATCGCCACCGGCAAATACGATGCCATCATCTCTTCTGTGACGATCACCGACAAACGCAAGAAAGCCATGGATTTTTCTCTGCCCTATGTAAACGCAGGCCAGGTGCTGGTTGTGCCCGTTGCCTCTTCTGCAAAAGTCATTGCCGATCTCAAGGGTAAAACATTGGGTGCCCAGATCGGCACAACCGGCGCAATGGAGATCAAGAAGGCGGACGGCGTAACGCTTAAATCCTATGATGAAATCGGTCTTACCTTTGAAGACATGGCCGCAGGCAGAATTGACGGCGTTGTGTGTGATACGCCAATCGCAGCCAATTATGCACTCCAAAAAGAGAGCTACAAAGGCAAATTTAAAATTGCCGGTAAACCGTTTACCCAGGAAAACTACGGTATTGTGGTTAAAAAAGGAAACAAAGAGCTGGTTGAGCTGATCAACAAGGGTATCCGGGCGGTCCAGGCGAAGGGTATCGACAAGCAGCTTGAGAAAAAGTGGCTGCAATAA
- a CDS encoding amino acid ABC transporter permease, translated as MPMSGSAEKSKKIEISEGGAIPRKDDMGLLTAWRVTFVGAVSTIAALVYFKPDPYLDIIKFLPDGIFVTFKVTIASIFLSLIFGLIAGLGRISKNKFINGIASLYVEVIRGIPLLVQLFYIYFALGKFVQLPAQVCAIIAMSICYGAYMAEIFRAGIDAIPKGQTEAARSLGMTSSQTTKHVILPQAIKTILPPVGNEFIALLKDSSLVSILAVSDLLRRGREFASESFDYFETYTMVALIYLVITLILSKLVGIMEDKISDDE; from the coding sequence ATGCCAATGTCTGGTAGTGCTGAAAAATCAAAAAAAATAGAGATTTCCGAGGGTGGGGCAATTCCCCGAAAAGACGATATGGGATTGCTCACTGCCTGGCGGGTGACCTTTGTCGGTGCCGTATCAACTATTGCTGCACTCGTCTATTTTAAACCTGATCCGTATCTTGATATAATTAAATTTCTGCCGGATGGGATTTTTGTCACGTTCAAGGTAACCATCGCCTCAATTTTTCTATCGTTGATATTCGGTCTCATTGCCGGGCTTGGAAGAATTTCCAAAAATAAGTTCATCAACGGCATTGCCTCCCTGTATGTTGAAGTGATCAGAGGCATTCCCCTTCTGGTTCAACTCTTTTACATCTACTTTGCATTGGGAAAATTTGTTCAACTGCCTGCCCAGGTTTGCGCCATCATTGCCATGTCCATCTGCTACGGTGCATACATGGCAGAAATTTTTAGAGCAGGTATTGATGCCATTCCAAAGGGCCAGACCGAAGCTGCAAGATCCCTTGGAATGACGTCGTCACAGACCACCAAGCACGTTATCCTTCCCCAGGCGATAAAAACCATACTGCCGCCTGTGGGTAATGAATTTATCGCCCTTTTAAAGGATTCCTCTCTTGTTTCAATCCTTGCTGTTTCCGATCTTTTAAGGCGGGGACGAGAATTTGCATCCGAATCATTCGATTATTTTGAAACCTATACAATGGTAGCCCTTATCTACCTTGTAATTACATTGATTCTGTCAAAACTTGTGGGCATTATGGAGGATAAGATAAGTGACGATGAATAG
- a CDS encoding AAA family ATPase — MQDTHTIEQAPMADFFGWKYHPFADTYEQRKLWLPKEDLRKLDTIKRLLHHGKSTALCGPSGTGKTTLIHALVSDLDRNAYLPVMLPYAGHPRNGLTRILAQTLGVDIKSRGMPLITRVQQHIESLSNQANSRHPVLIVDDAQRIESDSLWDLCSLLVQTSKQRSAASLILVGDDSLFRQLRLYAMAPIRSRLTGIMKINAMNEYETQHFIEIRLKNAQAPSDLFTKEAMDLIASSTRGNRRDVMNMATICLEEAYYHNEKNVTAELIYNSEWFNESE; from the coding sequence ATGCAAGACACCCATACCATAGAACAGGCGCCCATGGCCGATTTTTTTGGCTGGAAGTACCATCCCTTTGCCGACACCTATGAACAGCGCAAACTCTGGCTACCCAAAGAGGACCTGCGCAAACTCGATACCATAAAACGTTTGCTGCACCATGGCAAAAGCACCGCACTGTGCGGCCCTTCAGGGACCGGAAAAACCACCTTGATTCATGCATTGGTATCGGATCTGGATCGAAATGCATACCTCCCGGTTATGCTGCCCTATGCCGGTCATCCAAGAAACGGACTGACACGCATTCTTGCCCAGACCCTCGGGGTGGATATCAAAAGCCGGGGAATGCCTTTGATTACAAGGGTTCAGCAGCATATTGAATCCTTATCCAACCAGGCCAACTCACGTCATCCGGTGCTGATCGTCGATGATGCCCAGCGCATCGAATCCGACTCCCTCTGGGATCTTTGCTCTCTTCTGGTCCAAACCTCTAAACAGAGAAGCGCAGCCTCCCTTATCCTTGTCGGGGACGACTCTCTGTTCAGGCAACTTCGACTTTATGCAATGGCACCGATACGATCCCGGCTCACCGGCATTATGAAAATTAATGCCATGAACGAGTATGAAACCCAGCATTTTATCGAAATCCGTCTTAAAAATGCACAAGCTCCATCGGACCTGTTTACCAAAGAAGCAATGGATTTGATCGCAAGTTCCACCCGGGGAAACAGACGGGACGTAATGAATATGGCGACGATCTGTCTTGAGGAGGCCTATTATCACAATGAAAAAAATGTGACCGCCGAGCTCATTTACAACTCGGAATGGTTCAACGAATCTGAGTGA
- a CDS encoding amino acid ABC transporter ATP-binding protein, whose translation MNSKTLVHIESVSKFYGELKALDNVSLDVHDGEKVVILGPSGSGKSTLLRSINQLETIDAGRIVIDGVDINDKSTDINKVREEVGMVFQSFNVFPHKTVMENLNLAQLVVRKRTRQEATGISTKLLEKVGILQKADEYPGKLSGGQQQRVAIARALAMTPKIMLFDEPTSALDPEMIGEVLDVMTTLAKEGMTMVVVTHEMGFAREVADRIIFMDHGAIVEQGTPDEFFNHTKNERAKLFLSQIL comes from the coding sequence ATGAATAGCAAAACCCTTGTACACATAGAAAGTGTCAGTAAATTTTACGGTGAATTAAAAGCGCTGGACAATGTTTCACTGGACGTTCATGATGGTGAAAAAGTTGTAATCTTAGGGCCCAGCGGCTCCGGTAAAAGTACGCTGCTAAGATCCATCAACCAGCTGGAAACCATTGATGCCGGCAGAATTGTCATTGACGGCGTTGATATTAATGATAAATCAACCGATATCAACAAGGTCCGTGAAGAGGTCGGGATGGTCTTCCAGTCTTTTAACGTCTTCCCCCATAAAACGGTCATGGAAAACCTGAACCTTGCCCAGCTGGTTGTCAGAAAACGAACCCGCCAAGAGGCTACGGGGATTTCAACCAAACTGCTTGAAAAAGTGGGGATTTTACAAAAGGCGGATGAGTATCCGGGTAAACTTTCCGGCGGGCAGCAGCAGCGGGTAGCCATTGCAAGGGCCCTTGCCATGACCCCGAAAATTATGCTCTTTGATGAACCCACCTCCGCCCTTGATCCTGAAATGATCGGTGAAGTGCTCGATGTTATGACCACTCTTGCCAAAGAGGGGATGACCATGGTTGTGGTGACCCATGAAATGGGATTCGCAAGGGAAGTGGCCGACAGAATCATCTTCATGGACCACGGTGCCATTGTCGAACAGGGAACACCGGATGAATTTTTCAATCACACGAAAAATGAGCGGGCCAAGCTGTTCTTAAGCCAGATATTATAA
- a CDS encoding DDE-type integrase/transposase/recombinase, which produces MPIPDPADLAVWRYGIISSLLHRNEEVETMEEALIRIAGVQYRRPDGQFVSFSPETLRKWFYRYRNGGLPALNDAQRKNTGTHHAVPRAISDRLFQLRQEHPRWTFARLIEQLVQDKVWDMQSPARSTLYRFARTCNLQRDPHLTVHDPARPFQYQFFGQMWTADFLHGPKIRVNSQKRKTYLHAIIDDATRYVVHAGFFTSEGTEGMMMALMATVRTHGKPRRFYTDNGACYASKHLKFVCANLGIHLIHTPPGQPRGRGKVERFFRTVRDQFLEGKNAPAHTLDGLNKAFSQWLSTYHRRIHSSLGMTPLQKRLGHQSACIPLPETIDIEPLFRMKRRCKVYLNNTVRLKKRSYEVADALPGQRLDIWFMPWNLDRIWYGPEMKPAKPIDPIQNAYRGR; this is translated from the coding sequence ATGCCAATACCTGACCCAGCCGATCTCGCTGTCTGGCGATACGGCATTATCAGCAGTCTTCTTCATCGAAATGAAGAGGTAGAGACCATGGAGGAGGCACTGATCAGAATTGCCGGAGTTCAGTATCGCCGGCCTGACGGTCAATTTGTGTCCTTTTCTCCGGAAACCTTAAGAAAATGGTTTTATCGTTATCGGAACGGCGGCCTGCCGGCGTTAAACGATGCCCAAAGGAAAAACACCGGCACCCACCATGCCGTACCCAGGGCGATCTCGGACCGATTGTTTCAACTGCGGCAGGAACATCCCAGATGGACTTTTGCCCGTTTGATCGAACAGCTGGTTCAGGATAAAGTCTGGGATATGCAGTCTCCGGCCCGTTCCACGCTTTATCGCTTTGCCCGGACATGCAACCTTCAACGAGATCCCCATTTGACGGTGCATGATCCGGCTCGGCCCTTTCAATATCAGTTCTTTGGTCAAATGTGGACTGCAGACTTTCTTCACGGCCCAAAGATCAGAGTGAACAGCCAAAAACGCAAAACCTATCTGCATGCCATTATTGACGATGCCACAAGATATGTGGTTCATGCCGGTTTTTTTACCAGTGAGGGCACCGAGGGAATGATGATGGCACTGATGGCCACCGTTCGAACCCATGGCAAACCGCGTCGGTTCTATACGGACAACGGGGCCTGTTACGCAAGCAAACATCTTAAATTTGTTTGTGCCAACCTGGGTATCCATCTGATCCATACGCCGCCGGGCCAACCCAGGGGAAGGGGTAAAGTGGAACGATTCTTCCGGACCGTCCGGGATCAGTTCCTTGAGGGCAAAAATGCCCCGGCCCATACTCTGGACGGGTTGAACAAGGCCTTTTCACAATGGCTGTCGACTTATCATCGGCGTATTCACAGCAGCCTGGGCATGACCCCTTTGCAGAAACGGCTTGGGCATCAAAGTGCCTGCATCCCTCTACCGGAAACGATTGATATCGAGCCTTTATTTAGAATGAAGCGCCGGTGCAAAGTTTACCTGAATAATACCGTCAGGCTTAAAAAGCGGTCCTATGAGGTGGCAGACGCCTTACCCGGCCAGCGCCTCGACATCTGGTTTATGCCATGGAACCTTGACCGAATCTGGTACGGACCGGAAATGAAACCGGCCAAACCAATTGATCCCATCCAAAACGCATATAGAGGGAGGTAA